In Quadrisphaera sp. RL12-1S, the genomic stretch AGAGGCGGCTCTCGTCGGCGCCCCTGAGGTAGCTGGTCTTGAGCACGTCCGCGGCCATGCGGCTGGTGTAGTCGGTGATGCCGAGCGCGGCGCCGAACAGCGAGAACGCCCCGATGACCCAGAAGAAGACGCCGAACCAGCTGCCGACGGCCTGCGCCAGCTGCTCGCCCTCCACCCGGACGAACTGGATGTCGCTCGGCAGGTCCTCGAGGCCGAAGACCGTGGAGTAGGCCAGCAGCGAGGTGAAGAAGATCGACACCACGGTGATGGCGACGAAGGTGCTCAGCTGCTCGACGTTGGCGAAGCGCCACCACCCGCGCCAGCGCCGCAGGTTCTCCTCCCCCTCGGGGCCCTCGACGCGGAAGACGTAGCCGGTGCTGGGCACCGCCTCCGGCTCACCGGTGACGGGGCTCTGCAGCCGCGGCACGTAGTGCCCCATGCCGAAGCCCTTGTCGCGGATCCAGTTGGACTGCACGAGGTTCTGCCCGCCGCCGGCGCCGGCGAAGATCATGGCGCCGAAGAGGGTGGCGAACCCCAGCTCGGCCGCGGGGAAGCCGGCCTGCGTGACGATGGTCGGCACGTCGCGCCACGCCGTCGCCGAGATGGCCGCGACGGCGCCCACCACGAGCAGCAGCAGCACGGCGGCCACCTTGACCATCTGGATCTTCTCCAGCGCCACGTAGACGACCGGGGCGAGGGTGAGGATGAGCCCGATGGCCACCAGCAGGCCGATGGCGATGAACCGCGGTGTCCCGCCGGTGAGGAAGCTGATGAGCGTCGCCGAGCTCGTGGCCCACCCCGGCCACAGGTTGGCGCCGTAGGTGAGGACGGCGAAGACCAGGCCCCAGTGCGGCCAGAACCTGCTGAAGCCCGTCACCGCCGTCTCGCCGGTGGCCAGGGCGTACCGCTCGATCTCCATGGTCACGAAGTACTGCGTGACCACCCCCACCACCGCGGCCCACACGAACACCAGCCCCACCTGCGAGGCGATGAAGGGGAACAGCACGAACTCGCCGCTGCTCAGCCCCACGCCGGCGGCGATGATGCCCGGCCCGATGAGCGGCAGCCACCGGCTCGGCGGCTTCGGCAGCGCCCGCACCTGCGGCACCGCGAGCGTCGACCCGCGGAAGGGGTCCAGGACTGACGTGCTGGCGGAGGGGGTGGCGCTCGTCGGTCGCTGACCGGCCGCGTCGTCGCGGGTCGACATCACCCCAACGTGGCGCAGGTCACAGCGGACCGCCACTCCAGGTGGCGGTTCGCTCGAGGATCAGCCGGCGAGCAGGGCCCGGCCCATCCCCGTCACCACGCGGCGCGTGAGGCGTCCGCGGGCCAGGCCGATGTCGGCGACGTCGTCGAAGACGCCGGTGTCCCGGGCCGAGGCGCGCAGCGCCGCGTGCAGCAGCCGGTCGCTGCGGACCAGCCGGGCCGCGAGGTCCGTGTGCCGCAGGTGCCCGACCAGCGCCTCGCCCAGCATGCGGTCGTAGCGGCCACCTCCGAGCGCCGCGCGCCCGGCGAGCACGCCGGACAGGACCGCGTAGTAGATGCCCTCCCCCGTCACGGGGTTGACGAGGCTGGCCGCGTCG encodes the following:
- a CDS encoding Nramp family divalent metal transporter, producing the protein MSTRDDAAGQRPTSATPSASTSVLDPFRGSTLAVPQVRALPKPPSRWLPLIGPGIIAAGVGLSSGEFVLFPFIASQVGLVFVWAAVVGVVTQYFVTMEIERYALATGETAVTGFSRFWPHWGLVFAVLTYGANLWPGWATSSATLISFLTGGTPRFIAIGLLVAIGLILTLAPVVYVALEKIQMVKVAAVLLLLVVGAVAAISATAWRDVPTIVTQAGFPAAELGFATLFGAMIFAGAGGGQNLVQSNWIRDKGFGMGHYVPRLQSPVTGEPEAVPSTGYVFRVEGPEGEENLRRWRGWWRFANVEQLSTFVAITVVSIFFTSLLAYSTVFGLEDLPSDIQFVRVEGEQLAQAVGSWFGVFFWVIGAFSLFGAALGITDYTSRMAADVLKTSYLRGADESRLYFWLTWGLVAIGIVVLLVGFDQPIALVVVSATVGGLMMTIYSALLIATNRRLLPAPLRVRGVRLALLVAAILIYGTATVLTMAQQLPKLLGYFG